A part of Synchiropus splendidus isolate RoL2022-P1 chromosome 19, RoL_Sspl_1.0, whole genome shotgun sequence genomic DNA contains:
- the nog1 gene encoding noggin-1, with protein sequence MEQNPQPVAVYLLVLSLGLMLDSGLCQHYYFLRPIPSDSLPLVELKEDPDPVFDPRERDLNETDLRSVLGDFDSRYLSISPPLDDKNNGDEELDELEVQKPSGVLPKEIRALDLDVQFGKKHKPNKKLKRRLQQWLWAYSFCPVLSTWTDLGNRFWPRFVRVGSCLSKRSCSVPEGMTCKPSNSTHLTILRWRCVQRKAGLKCGWIPVQYPIITDCQCSCPS encoded by the coding sequence ATGGAGCAGAACCCGCAGCCAGTGGCCGTGTATCTGCTGGTTCTGTCCCTCGGACTGATGCTGGACTCCGGACTTTGTCAGCACTACTATTTCCTACGACCCATCCCGAGTGACAGCCTGCCGCTGGTGGAGCTTAAGGAGGACCCGGATCCCGTCTTTGACCCGAGAGAGCGGGACCTGAACGAGACTGACCTCAGGAGCGTCCTGGGAGACTTTGACAGCCGTTACCTCTCCATCTCGCCCCCGCTGGACGACAAGAACAACGGGGACGAAGAGCTGGACGAGCTGGAGGTGCAGAAGCCCTCCGGAGTTCTGCCCAAGGAGATCCGGGCGCTGGACTTGGACGTCCAGTTCGGAAAGAAGCACAAGCCCAACAAGAAGCTGAAGCGCCGGCTGCAGCAGTGGCTGTGGGCGTACTCCTTCTGCCCGGTCCTCAGCACCTGGACCGACCTGGGCAACCGCTTCTGGCCGCGCTTCGTGCGCGTGGGCAGCTGCCTCAGCAAGCGCTCGTGCTCGGTGCCGGAGGGCATGACGTGCAAACCCTCCAACTCGACCCACCTGACCATACTCCGGTGGAGGTGCGTGCAGCGCAAAGCGGGGCTCAAGTGCGGCTGGATCCCGGTGCAGTACCCGATCATCACGGACTGCCAGTGCTCGTGCCCCAGCTGA